A region of Selenomonadales bacterium 4137-cl DNA encodes the following proteins:
- the cysK gene encoding cysteine synthase A: MAKIAKNLTDLIGNTPLLELANYGESKGVGARIVAKLEYFNPLSSVKDRIGYAMIQDAEDRGLINKDSVIIEPTSGNTGIALAFVAAAKGYRLILTMPETFSIERRNLLKALGAELVPTPGAEGMKGAIARAGELAANTANSFVPQQFKNPANPAVHRRTTAEEIWKDTDGQVDIFVAGVGTGGTVTGVGEVLKARKPGLKVVAVEPADSPVLSGGKAGSHKIQGIGAGFVPDVLNVKIIDEIIKVRNEDAFATSRALAKLEGLLVGISSGAVAHAATQLALNPENAGKTIVALLPDTGERYLSTPLFQE, encoded by the coding sequence ATGGCTAAAATCGCGAAAAATCTAACCGATCTTATCGGTAATACCCCGCTGCTCGAACTGGCGAACTACGGCGAAAGCAAAGGAGTGGGCGCCAGAATAGTCGCCAAGCTCGAATACTTCAATCCGCTGTCGAGCGTCAAGGACCGTATCGGTTATGCCATGATCCAGGACGCCGAGGACAGGGGCCTCATCAACAAGGATAGCGTCATCATCGAGCCGACCAGCGGCAACACCGGCATCGCCCTGGCCTTCGTCGCCGCCGCCAAAGGGTACCGCCTCATTTTGACCATGCCGGAAACCTTCAGCATTGAGCGGCGGAACTTGCTGAAGGCGCTCGGTGCCGAACTGGTGCCTACGCCGGGAGCCGAGGGGATGAAGGGGGCCATCGCCCGGGCCGGGGAGCTGGCGGCGAACACGGCCAATTCCTTCGTGCCCCAGCAGTTCAAGAACCCGGCCAACCCCGCCGTCCACCGCCGTACGACCGCCGAAGAGATATGGAAGGACACCGACGGGCAGGTCGACATCTTCGTCGCCGGCGTCGGCACCGGCGGCACTGTTACCGGCGTTGGTGAAGTCCTTAAAGCGCGCAAGCCGGGACTCAAAGTCGTCGCCGTCGAACCCGCCGACTCGCCCGTGCTCTCGGGCGGCAAGGCCGGTTCGCATAAGATCCAGGGCATCGGCGCCGGCTTTGTGCCCGACGTCCTTAATGTTAAGATTATCGACGAGATCATCAAGGTCAGGAACGAAGACGCTTTCGCCACCTCCCGGGCGCTGGCAAAATTGGAAGGGCTGCTTGTCGGCATATCCAGCGGCGCCGTCGCCCACGCCGCCACCCAACTGGCCCTCAACCCCGAGAACGCCGGTAAGACCATTGTCGCGCTGCTGCCGGATACGGGGGAAAGATATCTTTCCACGCCGCTGTTTCAGGAATAA
- a CDS encoding EutP/PduV family microcompartment system protein has product MKIMVAGPVGVGKTSLIYALKKINSAARKTQAIAFIGDAIDTPGEYAQIPRFYSALMVTSLEAEVVLLLSDAADPAVTLPPNFAGMFARPIVGVVTKIDLPCADPAKAESRLRQAGVTAEVFPVSTLSGEGIDALYQFLKERRCDL; this is encoded by the coding sequence ATGAAGATTATGGTTGCCGGCCCGGTAGGTGTAGGCAAGACGTCACTTATCTACGCGCTGAAAAAAATCAACTCGGCGGCAAGGAAAACCCAGGCTATCGCCTTTATCGGCGATGCAATCGACACGCCGGGAGAATACGCCCAGATTCCCCGTTTTTATTCTGCGCTGATGGTAACGTCGCTGGAAGCGGAAGTGGTGTTGCTGCTGAGCGATGCTGCCGACCCGGCGGTTACTTTACCGCCGAATTTCGCCGGGATGTTTGCCAGGCCGATTGTCGGCGTGGTCACGAAGATCGATCTGCCTTGCGCCGACCCGGCGAAAGCCGAGAGTCGTCTCCGGCAAGCGGGAGTCACAGCGGAAGTTTTCCCTGTTTCAACCTTGTCCGGTGAAGGTATTGACGCTCTTTATCAGTTTCTCAAGGAAAGGAGGTGCGATTTATGA
- the eutM gene encoding ethanolamine utilization microcompartment protein EutM — protein MSEALGLVETKGLVGAIEAADAMVKAANVLLVGYEKIGSGLVTVMVRGDVGAVKAATDAGAAAAQKVGEVVSVHVIPRPHADVEKILPKLK, from the coding sequence ATGAGCGAAGCTTTGGGTTTGGTAGAAACCAAAGGTTTGGTCGGCGCAATCGAGGCCGCCGACGCAATGGTAAAGGCTGCGAATGTTCTTCTGGTAGGTTATGAGAAAATCGGTTCGGGTCTGGTTACCGTCATGGTGCGGGGCGACGTGGGGGCGGTGAAGGCCGCCACTGACGCCGGAGCAGCCGCGGCCCAGAAGGTGGGCGAGGTGGTATCGGTCCATGTCATTCCGCGGCCGCACGCCGATGTGGAAAAAATTCTTCCCAAGCTAAAGTAA
- a CDS encoding response regulator produces the protein MYRLLIVEDEQLERQGIRYIVEKFCADIGIIGEIGDGDSAVEIAVKQQPDIIVMDIRIPGINGLEAIKHIKRVTPECAIIILTAFDEFSYAREAVTLGAAEYLLKPVRPGELVRVLQQVVGQLKITEEKRTEEVQLRQYLDGAMPFIQMSFAHDLLSGYFDDLALLRQRAAFLGLRIDPGVVIVVGVDQFNLLAVDEDELTKQVLKQKIYRSVCEAVGEEALVTPFANDKIIVILGVEQGKSRLEAKDKARGVAGRIRDRLGSDLRQTATVGVGCYHVDARDIYKSYCEAMRAYQQSFFFGTDQVLFFDELPTSNFGPFAYPFQNERAVLEQVRCGYRETAKEKLSFLLEQIFRDNTSIETAKAYALELLIVLSRAAVEGGGSIEKMTLQNFALINRLAECQNHSQVYSLLMNSLDGHMDNMIETIKTVNSRVINRACTFIADNCNRNLTLEEVAHNVHLSPFYFSKVFKKEKGCNFVDFLTKTRVERAKKLLRHPDLSVVRVAHESGYQDASYFCRVFRHEEGMTPNEYRKKFLGQRSSAATK, from the coding sequence ATGTACAGGCTGCTGATTGTCGAGGACGAGCAACTGGAGCGGCAGGGGATCAGGTATATAGTCGAAAAATTTTGCGCGGATATCGGCATCATCGGCGAGATCGGCGACGGCGACAGTGCGGTGGAGATCGCCGTCAAGCAGCAGCCCGACATCATCGTCATGGATATCCGCATCCCCGGAATCAATGGCCTGGAAGCCATCAAACACATCAAACGCGTTACTCCCGAATGCGCCATCATCATTCTTACCGCCTTCGACGAGTTTAGTTATGCCCGCGAGGCCGTCACGCTGGGGGCGGCCGAATATCTTCTGAAGCCTGTCCGCCCCGGGGAATTGGTCAGGGTTCTTCAGCAGGTTGTCGGTCAGTTGAAAATAACCGAGGAAAAGCGGACTGAAGAAGTACAACTCAGACAGTATCTGGACGGAGCAATGCCTTTTATTCAGATGTCTTTTGCCCATGATTTACTGTCAGGTTATTTCGACGACCTGGCATTGCTGCGCCAACGGGCCGCCTTTTTAGGCTTGCGGATCGACCCGGGCGTGGTTATCGTAGTCGGTGTCGACCAGTTCAATTTGCTGGCAGTGGATGAAGACGAGCTCACAAAACAGGTGCTGAAGCAGAAGATATACCGCAGCGTGTGCGAGGCGGTTGGGGAAGAAGCGCTGGTTACGCCCTTTGCCAATGACAAGATTATTGTTATTTTGGGAGTGGAGCAGGGGAAAAGCCGCCTGGAAGCCAAAGACAAGGCACGCGGAGTTGCCGGGAGGATTCGCGACCGCCTTGGTTCGGATTTGCGCCAGACGGCTACGGTCGGTGTAGGCTGCTATCACGTGGATGCCCGCGATATTTACAAGTCTTATTGTGAAGCCATGCGAGCATACCAGCAAAGCTTTTTCTTCGGCACCGATCAGGTTCTCTTTTTTGACGAACTGCCGACAAGCAACTTTGGTCCTTTTGCTTATCCGTTTCAGAATGAGAGAGCGGTTTTGGAGCAGGTGCGCTGCGGTTATCGCGAGACAGCCAAGGAGAAGCTGAGCTTCTTGCTTGAGCAGATTTTTCGCGATAATACCAGTATCGAGACGGCGAAGGCCTATGCCTTGGAATTGCTGATAGTTCTCTCGCGGGCGGCGGTCGAGGGGGGCGGCAGTATCGAGAAGATGACATTGCAGAATTTCGCCCTCATAAACCGGCTGGCGGAGTGCCAGAATCACAGCCAGGTCTATAGTTTGCTCATGAACTCGCTTGACGGGCATATGGACAATATGATCGAGACGATAAAAACCGTCAACAGCCGGGTAATCAACAGGGCATGCACTTTTATCGCCGACAATTGCAACCGCAATCTTACGCTGGAGGAAGTTGCCCATAATGTTCATTTAAGCCCTTTTTACTTCAGTAAGGTTTTCAAAAAGGAGAAAGGCTGCAATTTCGTGGATTTTTTGACGAAGACCCGCGTGGAGCGAGCCAAGAAACTATTGCGCCACCCTGATCTGAGCGTTGTCCGGGTTGCTCATGAATCGGGGTATCAGGATGCGAGCTATTTCTGCCGGGTGTTTCGCCACGAGGAAGGCATGACACCGAATGAATACCGGAAAAAATTCCTCGGGCAAAGGTCTTCGGCCGCAACAAAGTAG
- a CDS encoding PocR ligand-binding domain-containing protein, with protein MQKYNSFALGEIVNTKILQEIQDKFCDATGLAAVIVDVDGKPVTSPSNFTNFCKMIRANPIGLARCMASDDKAGRKAMEKQQPVIYHCHSGLTDLAAPIIVNNEYLGAFLAGQVILPQDGDRRNRLWFQTADLGFAPEVVEEITGVITVVPENRVKAAAQLLYIMSNYIVEMGVTNITQRQLMTEMKAKADLETMLKASELKALQSQVNPHFLFNTLNSIARLAMLEGAERTQNMVYALSDLLRNNLRDLDQLSTLRDEINSLRDYLLIQQVRFGERVQAYIEIREDLQDMLVPVMTLQPLVENAIIHGLEPKKEGGVVRVSANVQDGRAVVTVADSGVGMSPERVRQIFREEKRAVSRGQTTGLGIINVHKRIQNHFGGEYGVIIDGQPGKGTLINVHLPYSRCNY; from the coding sequence GTGCAAAAGTATAACAGCTTTGCATTGGGTGAAATCGTCAATACCAAGATCCTGCAGGAGATACAGGATAAATTCTGCGACGCTACGGGGCTGGCGGCCGTGATCGTCGACGTTGACGGCAAGCCTGTCACTTCGCCGAGCAATTTCACGAATTTCTGCAAGATGATCCGCGCGAATCCCATCGGCCTGGCCCGCTGCATGGCGAGCGACGACAAGGCCGGACGGAAGGCGATGGAGAAGCAGCAGCCTGTTATCTACCATTGTCATTCGGGGTTGACCGATTTAGCGGCTCCCATCATTGTCAACAACGAGTATCTGGGGGCGTTTTTAGCAGGTCAGGTTATTCTGCCGCAGGACGGCGACAGGAGAAATAGGCTGTGGTTCCAGACGGCCGACCTGGGTTTTGCTCCCGAGGTCGTCGAGGAAATTACCGGGGTGATTACCGTAGTTCCGGAGAACAGGGTGAAGGCCGCCGCGCAGTTGCTTTACATCATGTCCAACTATATCGTGGAGATGGGCGTGACCAATATCACCCAAAGACAGCTGATGACGGAGATGAAGGCCAAGGCCGACCTGGAGACGATGCTCAAGGCGAGCGAACTGAAGGCGTTGCAGTCTCAGGTCAACCCCCACTTTTTGTTCAATACCCTCAATTCCATCGCCAGGCTGGCGATGCTGGAGGGGGCCGAACGGACACAGAATATGGTGTATGCTCTGTCCGACCTGCTGCGCAATAATCTGCGGGATTTGGACCAGCTTAGCACTTTGCGGGATGAGATAAATTCCCTCAGGGACTATCTGCTGATTCAGCAGGTGCGTTTCGGCGAAAGGGTGCAGGCCTATATCGAGATTCGGGAAGATTTGCAAGACATGCTGGTTCCGGTAATGACTCTGCAGCCTCTGGTGGAAAACGCGATTATTCATGGGTTGGAGCCGAAAAAGGAAGGCGGGGTTGTCCGCGTTTCCGCCAATGTCCAGGACGGGCGCGCGGTGGTAACTGTCGCCGACAGCGGCGTGGGTATGAGCCCGGAACGTGTCCGGCAGATTTTCCGGGAAGAGAAGCGGGCGGTTTCCAGAGGCCAGACCACCGGGCTGGGAATCATCAATGTCCACAAGCGCATTCAGAATCATTTCGGCGGTGAATACGGGGTTATAATTGACGGGCAGCCGGGAAAGGGTACGCTCATTAACGTTCATTTGCCTTATTCCCGGTGCAATTATTAG
- the eutS gene encoding ethanolamine utilization microcompartment protein EutS has protein sequence MSDEKPRVIQEYVPGKQVTLAHLIAHPRRELCEKLGIASCQAVGILTITPCEAAIIAADIATKTAAVEIGFLDRFTGSLVITGGVSAVETALGQVTALLSERLGFAGARLTTS, from the coding sequence ATGAGTGATGAAAAACCGCGGGTCATTCAAGAGTATGTGCCGGGAAAACAGGTTACGCTGGCTCATCTGATCGCCCATCCCAGACGGGAATTATGCGAAAAGCTTGGCATCGCATCCTGCCAGGCTGTCGGCATTCTTACCATTACTCCCTGCGAAGCGGCGATTATTGCCGCCGATATTGCCACCAAGACGGCGGCGGTGGAAATCGGCTTCCTCGACCGATTTACCGGCTCGCTGGTGATAACCGGCGGCGTGTCGGCGGTAGAAACGGCGCTGGGCCAGGTGACTGCCCTGTTATCGGAGCGGCTGGGTTTTGCCGGAGCCCGGCTGACAACCTCCTGA
- a CDS encoding MetQ/NlpA family ABC transporter substrate-binding protein: MKKVASVVAIIGIVATLVAGCGGQKAASPSPTEKKSIKVGVTAGPHAEIMETVKKIAAKDGLEIQIIEFSDYITPNVALSQGDIDANSYQHQPFLDNQVKDRKYKIVSIGKTVIFPMGVYSKKIKNLADVKNGATVAIPNDPSNGGRALLLLEKANLIELKPEAGIKATVADITANPKSIKIKEIDAAQIPRSLDDVDVAAINTNYAILAGLVPTKDALAIENADSPYANVIAVRTKDKDNAAFQKLLKAYHSAEVKHWIEEKYKGTFVPTW, translated from the coding sequence ATGAAGAAAGTAGCTTCGGTAGTGGCGATTATAGGAATCGTGGCGACGCTGGTGGCTGGGTGCGGCGGCCAAAAGGCGGCCTCGCCCTCCCCGACGGAGAAAAAGAGTATCAAGGTGGGCGTGACCGCCGGCCCGCACGCCGAAATCATGGAGACGGTGAAAAAGATTGCTGCCAAGGACGGGCTAGAGATCCAAATAATTGAGTTCAGCGATTACATTACGCCCAACGTCGCTCTCAGCCAGGGTGACATCGACGCCAACAGCTACCAGCACCAACCGTTCCTGGACAATCAGGTCAAGGACCGCAAGTACAAGATCGTCTCCATCGGCAAGACGGTGATCTTCCCGATGGGCGTTTACTCGAAGAAGATCAAGAATTTAGCCGACGTGAAGAATGGGGCGACGGTCGCTATTCCCAACGATCCCAGCAACGGCGGCCGGGCGCTGCTACTCCTGGAGAAGGCCAACCTTATCGAGCTGAAACCCGAGGCGGGCATCAAGGCTACGGTCGCCGACATCACCGCCAACCCGAAAAGCATCAAGATCAAGGAAATCGACGCCGCCCAGATTCCGCGGTCGCTCGACGATGTGGACGTCGCCGCCATCAATACCAACTATGCCATTTTGGCTGGGCTCGTCCCCACCAAGGACGCGCTTGCGATCGAAAACGCCGATTCGCCTTATGCGAACGTGATTGCAGTAAGGACGAAGGACAAAGACAACGCAGCTTTCCAGAAACTCCTGAAGGCTTACCATTCGGCGGAAGTCAAGCATTGGATCGAGGAGAAGTACAAGGGCACGTTTGTCCCGACCTGGTAG
- the pduB gene encoding propanediol utilization microcompartment protein PduB has translation MQEQIIEKVMDEIKKRMETQAPAAAAPEKPRFALGITEFVGTAVGDTVGLVIANVDPALHEKMKLDAKFRSIGILGARTGAGPHIMAADEAVKATNTEIVSIELARDTKGGAGHGCLIIFGAEEVSDARRAIEVALKELNRTFGDVYANDAGHLELQYTARASFAINKAFNAPVGKAFGLVVGAPAAIGVLMADTAVKTANVELVGHASPASGTSFSNETIIMITGDSGAVRQAVIAAREIGKNVLEAMAGPAPSVTTPYI, from the coding sequence GTGCAAGAACAGATTATCGAGAAAGTTATGGATGAGATCAAAAAGCGGATGGAAACCCAGGCCCCGGCTGCCGCAGCCCCGGAAAAGCCACGGTTCGCCCTGGGCATCACCGAATTCGTCGGCACCGCGGTCGGCGACACGGTCGGGCTGGTCATCGCCAATGTCGATCCTGCGCTGCATGAGAAAATGAAGCTTGACGCCAAATTCCGCTCGATCGGCATCCTTGGGGCCCGCACCGGCGCCGGACCGCACATCATGGCCGCCGACGAAGCGGTTAAAGCCACCAATACGGAAATTGTCAGCATTGAACTTGCCAGGGACACGAAGGGCGGCGCCGGACACGGCTGCCTGATCATTTTCGGGGCTGAGGAGGTTTCCGACGCCCGGCGGGCGATCGAGGTGGCGCTGAAAGAGCTTAACCGGACCTTTGGCGACGTTTATGCCAACGATGCCGGCCATCTCGAACTCCAGTACACCGCCCGGGCCAGCTTCGCCATCAATAAGGCCTTCAACGCTCCTGTCGGTAAGGCTTTCGGCCTGGTGGTGGGCGCGCCGGCGGCGATCGGTGTGCTGATGGCCGATACTGCGGTGAAGACCGCCAATGTAGAGCTGGTCGGCCATGCCAGCCCGGCCAGCGGCACCAGCTTTTCCAATGAGACGATCATTATGATCACCGGCGATTCCGGCGCGGTCCGTCAGGCGGTCATCGCCGCCCGGGAAATCGGCAAGAATGTGCTGGAAGCGATGGCCGGTCCGGCGCCTTCCGTTACGACCCCTTATATTTAA
- a CDS encoding nicotinate-nucleotide--dimethylbenzimidazole phosphoribosyltransferase produces MAYQEKVDLLVDGMAKPPGSLGLLEKHVKRVLLCWGEMQVLKPYHLIFAADNGVVEEGVAAFPPVITYLQAQNMVAGRATINAFCRCFNIPCEVIDVGVNTIEPVGTNLKPANGSRNFTKEPAMSETEYEYVGKAVACRVQRLVEEHGCNLFSFGEMGIGNTTTSSAVLHGLTGIEPEFVVGYGASPPNGELVRRKRNTIVKGLELHKEVMLSVHDILRCLGGLDIAAMCAAMLKCTELRVPFVIDGFISAVAFACASRINERAKRYAIPSHLSKEPGMTYALLLGGILADEVPIRANMALGEGTGAVLMVGLLKAMLHAIESTARMSEFELGGDAAVKVAEQIGSA; encoded by the coding sequence ATGGCTTATCAGGAAAAGGTCGATCTGCTTGTTGACGGAATGGCTAAACCGCCAGGGAGCCTCGGTTTGTTGGAGAAACACGTTAAACGGGTTTTACTTTGCTGGGGGGAAATGCAGGTTCTAAAGCCTTACCATTTGATTTTTGCCGCCGACAATGGAGTTGTGGAAGAAGGGGTGGCGGCATTTCCGCCGGTGATTACCTATCTTCAGGCGCAAAATATGGTTGCCGGCCGGGCCACTATCAATGCGTTTTGCCGCTGCTTCAACATACCCTGTGAAGTTATCGACGTAGGTGTGAATACAATCGAGCCGGTCGGCACGAATCTTAAGCCTGCCAATGGCAGCAGGAACTTTACCAAGGAACCGGCGATGAGCGAAACCGAGTATGAATATGTAGGGAAGGCTGTCGCTTGCCGGGTCCAACGGCTGGTGGAAGAACACGGCTGCAACTTATTTTCGTTCGGCGAGATGGGCATCGGCAATACGACGACTTCTTCAGCCGTATTGCACGGGCTTACGGGCATCGAGCCCGAGTTCGTCGTCGGTTACGGCGCGAGTCCGCCGAATGGCGAACTTGTAAGAAGAAAACGCAACACCATCGTAAAGGGGTTGGAGTTGCATAAAGAGGTAATGCTTTCTGTTCACGATATTTTGCGTTGCCTGGGCGGTCTTGATATCGCGGCGATGTGCGCCGCGATGCTGAAATGTACGGAACTGCGCGTTCCTTTTGTGATCGACGGCTTTATCAGCGCCGTTGCTTTTGCCTGCGCCAGCCGCATCAACGAGCGGGCGAAACGGTACGCCATTCCGTCCCATCTTTCCAAGGAGCCGGGGATGACTTATGCTTTGCTTCTGGGCGGAATTCTGGCGGACGAGGTGCCGATAAGAGCAAACATGGCCCTGGGCGAAGGCACCGGCGCGGTGCTGATGGTGGGGCTGCTGAAGGCGATGCTGCATGCTATCGAATCCACTGCCAGGATGTCCGAATTCGAGCTGGGCGGGGACGCGGCGGTGAAGGTGGCGGAGCAAATAGGATCTGCATAG
- a CDS encoding YezD family protein, with the protein MDARKNGAGSSDFQALRTEISKALGGLQYGQVVILIKDGKVTQIDRTEKRRLPSLQGINGEGI; encoded by the coding sequence ATGGACGCGAGGAAAAACGGTGCCGGCAGCTCGGACTTTCAGGCTTTGCGGACGGAGATATCAAAAGCTCTCGGCGGTCTGCAATACGGGCAGGTGGTCATCCTGATAAAAGACGGAAAGGTCACTCAGATCGACCGGACGGAAAAGAGGCGCCTGCCCAGCCTCCAAGGAATTAATGGCGAAGGAATATGA
- a CDS encoding methionine ABC transporter permease: MSQDIIGLLADSLLETLYMVGVSALVAVLAGIPLGIVLVTTGRGHIMEHGKFNAVLGGIVNATRSTPFIILMVAIIPLTREIAGTSIGTNAAIVPLSIAAIPFLARIVEAAIREVDHGVIEAAQAMGASPLQIIRKVLIPEALPALVLGVTITVVSLIGYSAMAGAVGGGGLGDLAIRYGYQRFRPDVMLSTVVTLIATVQVVQSCGDRLARGLNKR, translated from the coding sequence ATGTCGCAAGACATCATCGGATTACTGGCTGATTCGCTGCTGGAGACGCTCTATATGGTGGGCGTATCGGCGCTGGTAGCGGTGCTGGCGGGAATCCCCCTCGGTATCGTGCTGGTGACGACCGGCAGGGGCCACATCATGGAGCACGGGAAGTTCAACGCGGTGCTAGGGGGCATCGTAAACGCCACCCGCTCGACGCCTTTCATCATCCTGATGGTGGCGATCATCCCCCTGACGCGGGAGATCGCCGGCACGTCGATCGGTACGAACGCCGCTATCGTACCCCTCAGCATCGCGGCCATCCCATTTCTGGCGCGGATTGTCGAGGCGGCAATCCGCGAGGTGGATCACGGTGTCATTGAGGCGGCCCAGGCGATGGGGGCGTCGCCGCTGCAGATTATCCGCAAGGTGCTCATTCCCGAGGCACTCCCCGCGCTCGTGCTCGGCGTTACCATCACGGTCGTCAGCCTGATCGGGTATTCGGCCATGGCGGGAGCGGTCGGCGGCGGCGGTCTGGGTGATTTGGCGATCCGCTACGGTTATCAGCGTTTCCGGCCGGATGTTATGCTGTCGACAGTCGTCACCCTGATCGCGACGGTGCAGGTCGTCCAGTCCTGCGGCGACAGGCTGGCGAGGGGCCTGAACAAACGCTGA
- a CDS encoding methionine ABC transporter ATP-binding protein, producing the protein MIKLAGIEKEYRGTAGPIRALQGVDLGVRAGEIYGIIGKSGAGKSTLIRCINMLEKPTAGRVTVDGEELTTLSDRQLREVRKKIGMIFQHFNLISCRTVLENVAFPLELAGKSRQEIAAEVLPLLELVGLADRRDQYPAQLSGGQKQRVAIARALANKPKVLLCDEATSALDPQTTRAILELLRDINRKLQLTIVLITHEMQVIKEICDRVAVIEDGTIIEQGAVIDLFVRPQTATTREFVRTIINHELPAILTAHDFSPLPHDGSSLMLRIIFLGGSAEEPVIAQIIRKFNIEVNILFGNIDTIQDTLFGTLVVELAGEQAAIKSALHYLQTHDLGIEVIGYVARHHRITG; encoded by the coding sequence ATGATCAAGTTAGCGGGAATCGAGAAGGAATACCGCGGGACGGCCGGGCCGATCAGGGCGCTGCAAGGCGTCGACCTCGGCGTGCGGGCCGGCGAGATTTACGGCATCATCGGCAAGAGCGGCGCGGGGAAAAGTACGCTCATCCGTTGCATCAACATGCTGGAAAAGCCGACCGCCGGTCGGGTAACGGTGGATGGCGAGGAACTGACGACCTTGTCGGACCGGCAACTGCGCGAGGTCCGCAAGAAGATCGGCATGATTTTTCAGCATTTCAACCTGATCTCCTGCCGGACGGTGTTGGAAAATGTGGCCTTCCCGCTCGAACTGGCCGGGAAGAGCCGTCAGGAGATCGCGGCCGAGGTATTGCCGCTGCTGGAGTTGGTCGGCCTCGCCGACCGCAGGGACCAGTACCCGGCGCAGCTTAGCGGCGGGCAGAAGCAGCGGGTGGCCATCGCCCGGGCGCTGGCTAACAAGCCCAAGGTGCTGCTGTGCGACGAGGCTACGTCAGCCCTTGATCCGCAGACGACGCGGGCGATTCTCGAACTGCTGAGAGACATCAACCGCAAGCTGCAGCTGACCATCGTGCTTATCACCCACGAGATGCAGGTCATCAAGGAGATCTGCGACCGGGTGGCGGTTATAGAGGACGGCACCATCATCGAGCAAGGGGCGGTGATCGACCTGTTCGTTAGACCGCAGACGGCCACGACGCGCGAATTCGTTCGCACTATTATTAATCACGAACTGCCCGCCATCCTCACCGCCCACGACTTTTCCCCCCTTCCGCACGATGGCAGCAGTCTGATGCTACGGATAATCTTCCTGGGCGGCTCGGCCGAAGAGCCGGTTATCGCCCAGATCATCCGTAAATTCAACATCGAAGTGAATATTCTGTTCGGCAATATCGACACCATCCAGGATACCCTCTTCGGCACTTTAGTCGTGGAACTGGCCGGCGAGCAGGCGGCCATCAAAAGCGCGCTGCATTATCTCCAGACGCACGATCTCGGAATAGAGGTGATTGGTTATGTCGCAAGACATCATCGGATTACTGGCTGA
- a CDS encoding YezD family protein: MAEKKLPAQDSLPPRVWEKIETAVRGIGYGSITVVVQDGKVIQIEINEKIRLA, encoded by the coding sequence ATGGCGGAGAAAAAGCTCCCGGCGCAGGATAGTCTGCCGCCGAGGGTGTGGGAAAAGATCGAGACGGCGGTGAGGGGCATCGGTTACGGCTCGATAACGGTCGTTGTCCAGGATGGAAAGGTGATCCAGATCGAGATAAACGAGAAAATCCGGCTGGCTTAA